A window of Candida orthopsilosis Co 90-125, chromosome 8 draft sequence contains these coding sequences:
- a CDS encoding Vma11 protein, producing the protein MSDVLGDEYYPSFAPFLGFGGCAAAMMLSCAGAAIGTAKSGIGIAGIGTFTPELIMKSLIPVVMSGILSVYGLVVAVLIAGGLSPTDKYSLFNGCMHLACGLTVGFACLASGYAIGIVGDEGVRQFMHQPRLFVGIVLILIFAEVLGLYGMIIALILNTKGSG; encoded by the coding sequence ATGTCTGATGTATTAGGAGATGAATATTACCCTTCATTTGCACCATTTCTCGGTTTTGGAGGATGTGCAGCAGCAATGATGTTATCATGTGCTGGTGCTGCAATTGGTACAGCCAAATCAGGGATTGGTATTGCCGGTATTGGTACATTCACGCCAGAGTTGATTATGAAGTCATTGATACCTGTTGTTATGTCGGGTATATTGTCAGTTTATGGCTTAGTAGTGGCCGTATTGATTGCTGGGGGATTGTCTCCTACAGACAAGTATTCATTGTTTAATGGATGTATGCATTTAGCTTGTGGGTTAACGGTGGGATTTGCATGCTTGGCATCAGGGTATGCCATTGgtattgttggtgatgaaggGGTAAGGCAGTTTATGCATCAACCTAGGTtatttgttggaattgTGTTGATCCTTATTTTTGCTGAGGTTTTGGGTCTATACGGAATGATCATtgcattgattttgaatacAAAGGGAAGTGGATAA
- a CDS encoding Crn1 protein (S. cerevisiae homolog CRN1 has role in actin filament organization, microtubule-based process, negative regulation of Arp2/3 complex-mediated actin nucleation, actin cortical patch localization) yields MSGKFVRASKYRHVFGQGSKKELCYENLKITKNAWDSNIIQTNGRYISANWDASGGGAFAIIPVEEVGKAPDKVSLFRGHKGPVLDTAFNPFDSQEVASCSDDGKILIWKIPEDYSFHHYLDDNEEIKDITEPEKILSGHTRKVGLIEYHPCAANVLASSSLDYTVKIWNTETGKDEITLQHKDLVTSFAFNYNGSLLATTSRDKKLRIWDIRSGKVLSEGPGHTGAKPSRIRWLGNTDRIVTTGFSKLSDRQVGIWDIQHIDEGPVGGFMVIDASSGVLIPYFDPENSILYLAGKGDGNIRYYEYDNDVLHELSQYSSTDPQRGFAAAPKHSVNVKENEVVRAFKTVLDTSIEPISFIVPRRSELFQSDIYPDCPSTTPALSASEWFDGKEVNGPVLINMEALYEGTEPSLKDSKPATKVSEVKEAKNRDLEKKKEEASKKKEEEEQKAKEASGGDKSEPAKNVTEAASSLNGTPDKNVDELLQKSNEVGDLLNKVANRSDEESSSETEESKDDGWEEVKKPETKSVSPLESKPKEAKVVESEKPSPSSNEKESQKLTTQTKAASPEPISVDDKEKSPSRSENVATPPTKDESKEERKSSDDKSTKTSNAKPTLASTIEKLSNLVSQFESHIVKLENANLDKDQRLKALEEKIESLLKK; encoded by the exons ATGAG TGGAAAGTTTGTCAGAGCTTCTAAATATCGTCATGTCTTTGGACAAGGTTCCAAGAAGGAGTTGTGTTATGAAAATCTTAAAATCACAAAAAATGCATGGGACTCTAATATCATTCAAACTAACGGGAGATATATATCTGCCAATTGGGATGCATCAGGAGGTGGAGCGTTTGCAATTATCCCTGTTGAAGAAGTAGGTAAAGCCCCGGATAAGGTTTCATTGTTTAGGGGCCACAAGGGCCCTGTTTTGGATACTGCGTTCAACCCATTTGATTCTCAAGAAGTCGCCAGTTGTTCAGATGATggaaagattttgatttggaagattCCTGAAGATTATTCCTTTCACCACTACCTTGACGACAATGAGGAAATCAAGGACATAACTGAACCTGAAAAGATCTTGCTGGGACATACTAGGAAAGTCGGTTTGATTGAGTACCATCCTTGTGCAGCAAATGTTTTGGCTTCAAGCTCTTTGGACTATACTGTTAAAATTTGGAATACTGAGACCGGTAAGGATGAAATTACATTGCAGCATAAGGACTTAGTGACATCTTTTGCCTTTAATTACAATGGATCTTTGTTGGCTACTACGTCTAGAGACAAGAAACTTAGAATTTGGGATATAAGGTCAGGAAAAGTGTTATCCGAGGGACCCGGCCACACAGGGGCCAAACCATCAAGAATAAGATGGTTAGGGAACACAGACAGGATAGTCACTACTGGGTTTTCCAAGTTGTCGGACCGTCAGGTTGGTATTTGGGACATCCAACATATTGATGAAGGTCCAGTTGGTGGATTCATGGTCATTGATGCATCTTCGGGTGTTTTGATTCCATACTTTGATCCCGAAAACTCGATTTTATATCTCGCTGGTAAGGGTGATGGTAACATTCGTTATTATGAGTATGACAATGATGTATTACATGAGTTGTCCCAATATTCTTCTACCGATCCACAAAGAGGATTTGCAGCTGCACCAAAGCATTCAGTCAATGTAAAGGAAAACGAAGTTGTGAGAGCGTTCAAGACAGTATTGGATACTCTGATTGAACCAATAAGTTTTATTGTGCCTAGAAGATCTGAACTATTTCAACTGGATATATATCCTGACTGTCCTTCGACAACCCCGGCCCTCAGTGCACTGGAATGGTTTGATGGTAAAGAAGTTAATGGACCGGTTTTGATCAACATGGAAGCCCTTTACGAAGGGACAGAACCAAGTTTGAAGGATAGTAAACCTGCAACCAAAGTTTCGGAAGTCAAGGAGGCAAAGAATAgagatttggaaaagaaaaaggaagAAGCAAGcaagaagaaggaagaagaggaacAAAAGGCAAAGGAGGCATCGGGTGGAGACAAATCAGAACCAGCCAAGAATGTAACTGAAGCCGCCTCTTCTTTAAATGGTACCCCCGATAAGAATGTAGACgagttgttgcaaaaatcaaatgaagtcggagatttgttgaacaaagtgGCCAATCGATCCGATGAAGAGAGTTCAAGTGAAACTGAAGAATCAAAAGACGATGGATGGGAAGAGGTGAAAAAGCCCGAAACTAAGTCAGTTTCCCCTTTAGAGAGTAAACCGAAGGAAGCGAAAGTCGTTGAGAGCGAGAAGCCTTCACCATCGAGCAATGAAAAAGAACTGCAGAAATTAACCACGCAAACAAAAGCAGCTTCCCCAGAACCTATATCTGTAGATGACAAGGAAAAGAGCCCAAGCCGTAGCGAAAATGTTGCCACACCTCCTACcaaagatgaatcaaaGGAAGAGAGAAAGAGTTCTGACGACAAGTCAACCAAAACCTCCAACGCAAAGCCCACGTTAGCCTCCactattgaaaaattgtcCAACTTGGTGTCACAATTTGAGTCACACATAGTTAAGTTGGAAAATGCGAACTTAGATAAAGACCAAAGATTAAAAGCTTTagaagagaaaattgaGAGTTTACTTAAAAAGTAG
- a CDS encoding Nsl1 protein (S. cerevisiae homolog NSL1 has role chromosome segregation and localizes to nuclear MIS12/MIND type complex, spindle pole) has translation MSASTLDIQNDYEKIVITRKELKTLYNNILKSMILKLNLHLPTSHNDPIKNEVYSKVENCLLNTFQNLLSSLLVDGEDRNRESIRELLSVNDKDDDVEPFDVELDNELRTILTEYDDVTVELSELKRTLSKGIVEKYQNSVARIDDEVTRIIGLIDESVEQRETNNPVDSAIAKLGEVDINRMNEDYFKYLQKINYLNGKVPLLEKEINEYSKSVDFLKEREVHP, from the coding sequence ATGTCAGCTCTGACTTTAGATATCCAAAATGACTATGAGAAGATTGTTATAACTAGAAAAGAGTTGAAAACCCTATACAATAACATCCTAAAGTCtatgattttgaagctTAATTTGCATCTACCCACATCACACAATGATCCAATAAAAAATGAGGTCTACCTGAAAGTGGAGAATTGTCTACTAAATACATTCCAGAACCTACTATCGTCTCTCTTGGTGGATGGTGAAGATAGAAACCGCGAATCCATACGAGAGCTTCTACTGGTTAACGacaaagatgatgatgtggAGCCTTTCGACGTCGAATTAGATAACGAATTACGAACAATATTAACTGAGTATGATGACGTAACTGTTGAATTGAGTGAATTGAAACGCACGCTACTGAAaggaattgttgaaaaatatcaaaactCCGTAGCTCGCATAGATGATGAGGTGACACGAATAATTGGACtaattgatgaaagtgTCGAACAACGCGAAACCAATAATCCCGTTGATTCTGCTATTGCAAAGTTGGGTGAAGTAGATATTAACCGAATGAATGAGGattatttcaaatacttgCAAAAAATCAACTACCTCAATGGGAAAGTACCGCTTTTGGAAAAGGAGATTAATGAATATTCTAAGCTGGTGGACTTTTTGAAGGAAAGGGAGGTACATCCTTAA
- a CDS encoding Iqg1 protein (component of actomyosin ring at bud neck), which translates to MPFYTPGGLQNEKNQILKPTTRQNIYTPSRLKQATNVTDSSDQDLDLLAKQLNVSPTNKPVTSVTSLKSKFGSPSATVSSFKLTPKSSTSSNTSNKELGHDIDDETPTWARKNYKDLLNKSPVRSTPKLQQTSPGVGNGSKRIGFTSPGNNSSTSSPGYEYLCRIEAIRQWMEEVLREQIPQPPVELISYIRNGIYLAKLANVILPTQRIVFMDDKRLQFRHTENINRFFHLLDFLNVPDLFRFELTDLYDAKNVPKVWFCLHALSYILNKSDTRYPKMSDLMNKLEFESDDIIAANKALLSAHLPNFTSADTGSTNEDSKFMNNVMAPAKANLERISPNPFIEKTKPNLTPPDKFEIKSRTLDFETRQQKPSLALFSNSKLDHLSSNELVENNSHIVKLQSLARGANFRYSMFVDKIMLKSYEDDLTRLCSVIRGNISRSKTIHRHRGELRAFSYEIVELQSLIRRKNASINKPQLQDENITYLQSIIRGKSVREKIYEKRLALATIKSNITQLQAIIKMRFVHSRVKVLVLHKDGILPPITELQAVCRSKLYRKYSSSRDVDASKIIELQSIIRRDAVIQEINKKHMIVRSTKKKIIELQSIARAGVARSRLCDSVLVTLINEDETLSNLSAFHRGEKVRRSIQNTNAELNKLQYSSIIPIQTLFRGVLGRFKYEIVLDEIYEHVGSIMTLQAKIRANSVKSTISVIMPHYDYHIDMVIRSQAIIRRTLAQRAYKSLITSTSPSLVVLRQFAHLLSNGDGDFEKELQLSRVKDLIIEKSKSNEKLEGQIENIDLKLSLLHKNKITVEEFSKFRGHSERRVQANEIPTNLNILSKSTKSKVELYSSLFYLLQTKSEYLANIYKSKDYMLKNTEEYQTLLTNSIQLFPVIEPSINRHTREEYYYMKLSLLIMQNDIAKSQTVTDITKSQFTHWTEFVTHFNNHTYQRQHLKLLAGKYMHKILDDDELDFESDPTIIHSHVVPHDHTMKLSISPQDAIKVPEVSSRFVNNLMSLRDACSNMMKLIDDSISRLPVHIRIICREAYLLARANFPQQSDQQHLAVAGVCFWKYYFGVIISFPQNYGINSRTYLKGQANLRHLHRSMLQLFSMKPFTNNFLKPLNDFLVSSVNSIQTTIRGVIDIKEIDEVYNFGDFDDMVTEAPKLTMKANSMIFLEKLTLSNVDIMVGSTDDSLFKVTQKLESLTASPADLVAMTDLSRITIVLNRNMHEESLTDSKTKVLFTQAKRCMLYIMRVQEGDDLLELLISGIKPSHEQKFREIVSMEKEDAMSTTKMYYKTSLGDLDKTTYHDLKKMCLDSLLKLESMGEVTRKNSFQGLLNQIAIDIKSKNTQRKRRVQELQVLEQTVKKLSDKERFLRQKLNEYNHHVDGILADSQSKPKDKKIFNIIPVFSKQYFYNRELRKRNRLPEFGSYKLSIKKLKDQKILLKTSPNLLESSKIEITFSCYQVGKFTVEASKNLVVIAGASSVITLDDLLTLQYEQKRTFTLFDDGATFDANNFVAFIFKKFYDVKGE; encoded by the coding sequence atGCCCTTCTATACCCCTGGAGGTTTAcagaatgaaaaaaatcaaatacttAAACCCACTACAAGGCAAAACATCTATACCCCTTCCAGGTTGAAACAAGCTACCAATGTTACAGACCTGTCTGATCAAGACCTAGATCTCCTAGCAAAACAACTAAATGTTTCACCAACGAATAAACCAGTCACATCCGTGACTTCATTGAAGTCAAAATTTGGTTCTCCATCGGCAACGGTatcttcattcaaattgaccCCCAAATCTTCGACCAGCAGCAACACATCAAACAAAGAGCTTGGTCAtgacattgatgatgaaacgCCTACTTGGGCTAGgaaaaattacaaagaCCTTTTAAATAAGTCACCAGTTAGGTCCACGCCAAAGTTACAACAAACATCCCCTGGGGTTGGCAATGGGTCCAAAAGGATCGGATTCACATCGCCCGGTAATAATTCATCTACAAGCTCTCCCGGATATGAATATCTTTGTAGAATCGAAGCAATAAGACAATGGATGGAAGAGGTTTTGAGGGAGCAGATTCCTCAACCTCCTGTTGAGCTAATTTCCTACATAAGAAATGGTATCTATCTTGCCAAGTTAGCTAATGTCATTTTACCGACCCAGCGAATTGTATTTATGGATGATAAAAGGCTTCAATTCAGGCATACAGAAAATATTAATCGATTCTTTCACTTGTTAGATTTCTTGAATGTACCAGATTTGTTTCGATTCGAACTCACTGATCTATACGATGCCAAAAATGTGCCAAAGGTGTGGTTTTGTTTACACGCTTTGAGTTACATCTTGAACAAAAGTGACACACGTTATCCCAAGATGAGCGATTTGATGAAcaaacttgaatttgagaGTGATGATATAATTGCTGCGAATAAGGCATTATTGAGTGCACATTTGCCCAACTTTACTAGTGCAGACACAGGTAGCACCAATGAGGATTCAAAATTTATGAACAATGTGATGGCTCCCGCTAAAGCTAACTTGGAGAGAATTAGCCCCAATCCTTTCATAGAGAAAACgaaaccaaatttgacCCCACctgataaatttgaaatcaaatcaaggACTTtagattttgaaaccagGCAACAAAAGCCAAGTCTAGCTTTATTTTCGAACTCAAAACTAGACCATCTCAGCAGCAATGAGTTGGTGGAGAACAACCTGCATATCGTCAAGTTACAATCTTTGGCAAGAGGAGCAAATTTCAGATACTCGATgtttgttgacaaaattaTGCTTAAATCATACGAAGATGATTTAACTCGTCTTTGCTCTGTCATCCGTGGTAACATATCTCGATCAAAAACCATACACAGACACAGAGGTGAACTTAGAGCATTCAGTTACGAGATTGTAGAGTTGCAATCCTTGATAAGGAGAAAGAATGCAAGTATTAATAAGCCACAACTACAAGACGAAAATATCACCTATCTTCAATCTATAATCAGAGGAAAATCTGTAAGAGAAAAGATTTATGAGAAGAGGCTTGCTTTAGCCACAATAAAGTCAAATATAACTCAGCTTCAGGCTATTATCAAGATGAGATTCGTCCACAGCAGAGTCAAAGTACTTGTTTTGCATAAAGACGGGATATTGCCTCCTATAACGGAATTACAAGCTGTTTGTCGCAGCAAGCTATACAGGAAATATTCGAGCTCCCGCGATGTTGATGCCTCCAAAATTATCGAATTGCAATCAATAATTAGAAGAGATGCAGTAATTCAAGAGATCAATAAAAAACACATGATAGTACGATCcaccaagaagaaaataatCGAACTTCAAAGTATTGCTCGAGCAGGAGTAGCACGATCTCGTTTGTGCGATAGTGTGCTTGTAACCTTGATAAATGAGGATGAAACTTTAAGCAACCTTTCGGCATTTCACCGTGGGGAAAAAGTTAGAAGgtcaattcaaaataccaatgcagaattgaacaagttgcAATACTCTTCCAtaattccaattcaaacGTTATTCAGAGGGGTTCTCGGAAGGTTCAaatatgaaattgttttggATGAGATTTACGAACATGTTGGGTCTATCATGACTCTTCAGGCCAAGATTCGAGCAAATTCTGTGAAGAGTACCATCAGTGTAATCATGCCTCATTATGACTATCATATTGACATGGTAATTAGATCACAGGCCATCATTCGTAGAACTTTGGCACAAAGGGCGTATAAATCCCTCATAACTAGTACAAGTCCATCTTTGGTAGTGTTGAGACAATTTGCTCACCTTTTGTCcaatggtgatggtgatttcGAAAAAGAGCTTCAATTGTCGAGAGTAAAGGatttgattattgaaaaatcgAAAagtaatgaaaaattggaaggtcaaattgaaaatattgactTGAAATTAAGCCTCTTGCATAAAAACAAGATTACAGTCGAagagttttcaaaattcagAGGGCACAGTGAGCGTAGGGTCCAGGCTAATGAAATTCCGACAAATTTGAACATTTTGAGTAAATCCACTAAATCCAAAGTTGAACTATATCTGAGTTTGTTTTATCtacttcaaacaaaaagtgAATACTTGGCTAATATTTATAAATCCAAGGATTAcatgttgaaaaatactGAAGAATATCAAACATTGTTAACCAACTCGATCCAGTTGTTCCCGGTAATTGAGCCATCAATCAATCGCCATACAAGGGAAGAGTACTACTATATGAAACTACTGCTCTTGATCATGCAAAATGATATTGCAAAGTCACAAACCGTCACTGATATCACCAAGTCTCAGTTTACTCACTGGACAGAATTTGTTACTCATTTCAATAACCACACATATCAAAGGCAGCACTTGAAATTATTGGCTGGTAAATATATGCACAAAAttcttgatgatgatgagttggaTTTTGAAAGTGACCCTACAATTATTCACTCGCATGTTGTGCCACATGATCATACAATGAAATTAAGCATCAGTCCACAGGATGCGATTAAAGTCCCTGAGGTATCATCTCGTTTTGTGAACAATCTTATGAGTTTGCGTGATGCATGTTCGAACATGATGAAACTTATTGATGACAGCATTTCACGTTTACCCGTACATATTAGAATCATTTGCCGCGAAGCTTACCTACTTGCGCGTGCAAACTTTCCTCAACAACTGGATCAACAGCATTTGGCAGTTGCTGGAGTCTGTTTCTGGAAGTATTATTTTGGTGTCATAATTCTGTTTCCGCAAAATTATGGAATAAATTCGAGAACATACTTGAAAGGACAAGCCAATTTGCGTCACTTGCATAGACTGAtgcttcaattgttcaGTATGAAGCCTTTtaccaacaatttcttgaaaccGCTCAATGATTTCCTTGTTTCGAGTGTGAATTCCATACAAACTACGATACGTGGCGTAATTGatattaaagaaattgatgaagtgtATAACTTTGGAGATTTTGATGACATGGTTACAGAGGCACCTAAGTTGACTATGAAAGCCAACTCGATGATATTCCTTGAAAAATTAACTTTATCTAATGTTGACATCATGGTGGGATCCACAGACGATTCGTTATTTAAAGTAACTCAAAAGTTGGAAAGCCTCACCGCGCTGCCTGCTGATTTGGTAGCTATGACTGACTTGTCTCGTATCACCATTGTCCTAAACAGAAACATGCATGAAGAATCACTTACagattcaaaaacaaaggTCTTGTTTACCCAAGCAAAGCGTTGCATGTTGTACATAATGCGGGTGCAAGAAGGTGATGATTTATTGGAACTACTCATTTCAGGTATAAAGCCATCACATGAACAAAAGTTTAGGGAGATTGTCAGCATGGAGAAGGAAGATGCAATGTCAACTACGAAAATGTACTACAAAACATCACTTGGCGACTTGGATAAGACAACTTACCatgatttgaagaaaatgtgTCTTGATTCATTATTGAAGCTTGAATCTATGGGAGAAGTCACGAGGAAGAATTCTTTCCAAGGGTTGTTGAACCAAATTGCGATAGACATAAAAAGCAAAAACACTCAAAGGAAAAGACGGGTGCAAGAACTTCAAGTTTTGGAACAAACAGTCAAGAAATTGTCTGACAAGGAAAGGTTTTTGCGtcagaaattgaatgaatataACCACCATGTAGATGGTATTCTCGCAGACTCGCAGCTGAAGCCCAAAGATaaaaagattttcaatatcataCCGGTGTTTAGTAAACAGTATTTTTACAATCGTGAGTTAAGAAAGAGAAACAGGTTACCCGAATTTGGATCTTataaattatcaatcaagaaactCAAAGATCAAAAGATATTGCTAAAGACATCGCCAAATTTATTGGAAAGCtctaaaattgaaatcacaTTCAGTTGTTACCAAGTGGGGAAATTCACAGTTGAGGCGTCAAAGAACTTGGTGGTGATTGCTGGAGCAAGCAGTGTAATTACAttggatgatttgttgacaCTCCAATATGAACAAAAGAGGACGTTTactttgtttgatgatggtgcTACTTTTGATGCAAACAATTTCGTTGCGtttattttcaagaaattctATGATGTTAAAGGAGAGTAG
- a CDS encoding trancription modulator, which yields MASSINTKVTTSDVNGLSLIAAHSHITGLGLDDNLQPQENAQGMVGQLKARKAAGIVLKMVQAGKIAGRAVLVAGPPSTGKTAIAMGLSQSLGSEVPFTAIAASEVFSLELSKTEALTQAFRKSIGIRIKEETEIIEGEVVEIQIDRSITGGHKQGKLTIKTTDMETIYELGNKMIEGLTKEKVLAGDVISIDKASGKITKLGKSFTRARDYDAMGPETKFVQCPEGELQKRKEVVHTVSLHEIDVINSRQQGFLALFSGDTGEIRSEVRDQINTKVAEWKEEGKAEIVPGVLFIDEVHMLDIECFSFINRALEDDFSPIVMMATNRGISKTRGTNYKSPHGLPIDLLDRSIIIHTSNYTGDEIRTILSIRANEEEVELTGDALALLTKIGQETSLRYASNLISVAQQISLKKRASQVELQDIKRAYMLFLDSDRSVQYLEKHSSQYIDDSGNVIIGKADDEKESKDKADGESTSENKSQGNDDDKMETD from the coding sequence ATGGCAAGTTCGATCAACACAAAAGTTACAACAAGCGATGTCAATGGGTTATCATTGATAGCAGCACATTCGCATATTACAGGTCTTGGTTTGGATGATAACCTACAACCACAGGAAAATGCTCAAGGTATGGTTGGGCAACTCAAAGCTAGAAAGGCTGCAGGAATCGTCTTGAAAATGGTCCAAGCAGGGAAAATAGCAGGTCGTGCGGTGTTGGTTGCTGGGCCACCATCGACTGGAAAAACGGCTATTGCCATGGGATTATCCCAAAGCTTAGGATCAGAGGTTCCATTCACTGCTATTGCGGCGTCGGAAGTTTTTAGTTTGGAGTTGTCAAAGACTGAAGCATTGACCCAAGCATTTAGAAAGTCCATTGGAATAAGAATCAAAGAGGAAACTGAAATCATAGAAGGAGAAGTGGTTGAAATTCAGATTGATAGATCTATTACAGGTGGTCACAAACAAGGTAAGCTTACGATCAAGACTACAGACATGGAAACTATTTATGAATTGGGTAACAAAATGATTGAGGGCTTGACAAAGGAGAAAGTTCTTGCAGGTGATGTGATATCCATCGACAAGGCATCCGGTAAAATCACAAAACTTGGCAAGTCATTTACGAGGGCTAGAGATTATGATGCCATGGGCCCAGAAACTAAATTTGTTCAGTGTCCGGAAGGAGAGctacaaaaaagaaaagaagttgtaCACACCGTTTCTTTGCACGAGATTGATGTAATTAATTCCAGACAACAAGGCTTTTTAGCATTGTTCTCGGGAGATACAGGAGAAATTAGGTCAGAAGTGCgtgatcaaatcaacaccaaagtCGCGGAGTGGAAGGAAGAAGGCAAAGCTGAAATTGTTCCTGGAGTTTTATTCATTGATGAGGTCCATATGTTGGATATTGAGTGCTTTTCGTTCATCAACAGAGCTTTGGAGGATGACTTCTCACCTATTGTGATGATGGCTACAAATAGAGGTATTAGTAAGACCAGAGGTACCAATTACAAATCACCACATGGAttaccaattgatttgttagATAGATCTATTATCATACATACCTCGAACTACACCGGTGATGAAATAAGAACCATCTTGTCCATAAGAGccaatgaagaagaggttGAGTTAACTGGTGATGCTCTTGCGTTGTTGACCAAAATTGGGCAAGAAACTAGTTTGAGATATGCTAGTAATTTGATTTCTGTAGcacaacaaatttcacTCAAGAAAAGAGCTTCTCAAGTTGAACTTCAGGATATAAAGAGAGCTTACATGTTGTTTTTGGATTCCGATAGATCGGttcaatatttggaaaaacaTTCTTCACAATACATCGATGATTCTGGTAACGTTATTATTGGGAAAGCAGATGACGAGAAGGAAAGTAAGGACAAAGCTGATGGTGAATCTACATCAGAGAATAAAAGTCAAggaaatgatgatgacaaaATGGAGACTGATTGA